A portion of the Hoplias malabaricus isolate fHopMal1 chromosome 1, fHopMal1.hap1, whole genome shotgun sequence genome contains these proteins:
- the cavin1b gene encoding caveolae-associated protein 1b, which yields MEVLEVPSLQLDTHEHHRTLTEISDDEVNLPPSDDEEEAATTSELKSKEAVEKEQAGEEEEDKSPGQMNGVMILSLLDKIIGTVDQIQQTQAGLEVRQQEMERSVTGIQGELTKLTKSHTTTANSVNKMLEKVSKVSVNVKTVRSNLEKQAGQIKRLESNESELLKRRNFKVMIYQDEVKLPSKVTVAKSMKAAQAAEGESELELKAAIEEGGEDGGEKAHVDLSSDEEVEIEETIEETRAERIKRSSLQRVQNIKTVFSKEKMEKTKQKTKENLEKTKQKTKENLEKTRMKTKENLEKTKQKTKENLEKTRQKTRENLEKTRHNIEKKMGKLSTRMSVNPERKEKLKSSQKKVVKSFTPDHTIYARSKTAVYKVPPFTFHVKKIREGEVEVQGTEMVEVGGEVEEVKNGVMEGEEEEMELEGGEAYEREESPELLETVEDSELVLVDQDQDRDSD from the exons ATGGAGGTGCTAGAAGTCCCCAGTCTGCAGCTGGACACTCACGAGCATCACAGGACCCTCACTGAGATTTCCGATGATGAAGTCAATCTGCCACCATCCGATGATGAGGAAGAGGCTGCCACCACCTCAGAGCTCAAGTCCAAGGAGGCTGTGGAGAAAGAGCAGgcaggggaggaggaggaggacaagaGCCCTGGGCAGATGAATGGTGTGATGATTTTGTCTCTACTGGACAAGATCATTGGGACGGTGGACCAGATCCAGCAGACACAGGCGGGCCTGGAAGTCAGGCAGCAGGAGATGGAGCGGTCAGTGACTGGCATCCAGGGTGAGCTCACCAAACTGACCAAGAGCCACACCACCACGGCCAACTCTGTGAACAAGATGCTGGAGAAAGTGAGCAAAGTGAGCGTGAACGTGAAGACAGTGCGAAGCAACCTCGAGAAGCAGGCTGGCCAGATCAAACGCCTAGAGAGCAACGAAAGTGAGCTCCTCAAGAGGAGGAACTTCAAAGTCATGATctaccag GATGAGGTGAAACTTCCCTCCAAAGTCACAGTGGCCAAGTCCATGAAAGCGGCCCAAGCAGCAGAGGGCGAGAGCGAGCTGGAGCTCAAGGCAGCCATAGAGGAGGGTGGTGAAGATGGGGGAGAGAAGGCTCATGTGGATCTGTCCTCGGATGAAGAGGTAGAGATTGAGGAGACCATTGAAGAGACCCGGGCAGAGCGAATCAAACGCAGCAGCCTTCAACGTGTCCAGAACATCAAAACAGTCTTCTCCAAGGAGAAAATGGAAAAgaccaaacaaaaaacaaaagagaaccTGGAGAAAACCAAGCAGAAAACCAAAGAAAACCTGGAGAAGACTCGTATGAAGACCAAAGAAAACTTAGAAAAAACCAAGCAGAAGACCAAGGAGAACCTGGAGAAGACCAGGCAGAAGACTCGTGAGAATCTGGAGAAGACGCGGCACAACATCGAGAAGAAAATGGGCAAGCTCAGCACCCGCATGTCTGTCAATCCAGAGCGGAAGGAAAAGCTGAAAAGTTCGCAGAAGAAGGTGGTGAAATCTTTCACGCCTGATCACACCATTTATGCTCGATCCAAGACTGCCGTTTACAAGGTGCCACCTTTCACCTTCCATGTGAAGAAGATCCGTGAAGGGGAGGTGGAAGTCCAGGGCACAGAGATGGTAGAAGTAGGtggggaggtggaggaggtcAAGAATGGAGTGATGGaaggagaggaagaagaaatggAGCTGGAGGGAGGAGAGGCATacgagagagaggagagtcCTGAGTTGCTGGAGACCGTGGAAGATTCAGAGCTAGTGCTTGTGGATCAGGATCAAGACAGAGACAGCGACTAG
- the atp6v0a1b gene encoding V-type proton ATPase 116 kDa subunit a isoform X1 has product MGELFRSEEMTLAQLFLQSEAAYCCVSELGELGMVQFRDLNPDVNVFQRKFVNEVRRCEEMDRKLRFVEKEIKKANIPTVDTGENPEVPFPRDMIDLEATFEKLENELKEINTNQEALKKNFLELTELKHILRRTQQFFNEMEDPNLLEESSSLLDPSEAGRGAPLRLGFVAGVINRERIPTFERMLWRVCRGNVFLRQAEIEDPLEDPTTGDQVNKSVFIIFFQGDQLKNRVKKICEGFRASLYPCPETPQERKEMAAGVNTRIDDLQMVLNQTEDHRQRVLQAAAKTMRVWFIKVRKMKAIYHTLNLCNIDVTQKCLIAEVWCPVSDLDSIQFALRRGTERSGSTVPSILNRMQTKQTPPTYNKTNKFTSGFQNIVDAYGIGTYREINPAPYTIITFPFLFAVMFGDMGHGTLMTCAALYLVIRESRLLAQKSDNEMFNMIFAGRYIILLMGLFSIYTGVIYNDCFSKSLNMFGSGWSVKPMFGPKGANWSFETLDGNAVLQLDPAVPGVFGGPYPLGIDPIWNIATNKLTFLNSFKMKMSVILGVIHMLFGVTLSLFNHLYFKKPLNIFLGFIPEIVFMSCLFGYLILLIFYKWTAYDAAISKDAPSLLIAFINMCLFNYSDPSNKPLYSGQIGIQSLLVVIALACVPCMLVVKTMVLRHQYLWKKHLSQMREASPAENLETLEQAGTSSPTGLTQQGTQKFGGVRVGNGPTEDEAEIIEHDQLSQHSEDGDEHSVEEPFNFGDVAVHQAIHTIEYCLGCISNTASYLRLWALSLAHAQLSEVLWGMVMHLGLASRSGGGFFSLTIIFPAFATLTVCILLVMEGLSAFLHALRLHWVEFQNKFYTGQGFKFIPFSFDSILEGRFDE; this is encoded by the exons ATGGGGGAGCTATTCCGGAGCGAAGAGATGACACTAGCACAGCTCTTCCTGCAGTCTGAAGCTGCATACTGCTGTGTCAGTGAACTGGGGGAACTGGGAATGGTGCAGTTCCGAGAT CTCAACCCTGATGTGAACGTGTTCCAGAGGAAGTTTGTGAATGAAGTGAGGCGCTGTGAGGAGATGGATAGAAAGCTAC GGTTTGTGGAGAAGGAAATTAAAAAAGCCAACATCCCCACAGTAGATACTGGTGAGAATCCAGAAGTTCCATTTCCACGAGATATGATTGACCTTGAG GCAACGTTTGAGAAGCTGGAGAATGAATTAAAAGAGATCAATACCAACCAAGAAGCCCTGAAGAAGAATTTTCTGGAACTGACTGAACTCAAGCACATCCTGAGAAGGACACAGCAGTTCTTTAACGAG atggAGGACCCGAATCTGCTTGAGGAGTCTTCCTCTCTGCTAGACCCCAGTGAGGCTGGGAGAGGGGCCCCCCTCCGACTTGG GTTTGTTGCTGGAGTGATAAACCGTGAGCGGATCCCCACGTTTGAGCGGATGCTGTGGAGGGTTTGCCGTGGCAATGTGTTTTTACGGCAGGCTGAGATTGAGGACCCTTTGGAAGACCCTACAACA GGAGACCAAGTGAACAAGTCAGTGTTCATCATCTTCTTCCAAGGGGATCAGCtaaagaacagagtgaagaAGATCTGTGAAGG CTTCCGTGCATCTCTGTACCCTTGTCCTGAGACCCCACAAGAGAGGAAAGAGATGGCAGCGGGTGTCAACACTCGCATTGATGACCTGCAAATG GTTTTGAACCAAACCGAAGACCACAGGCAGAGAGTGCTTCAGGCTGCCGCTAAAACCATGCGTGTGTGGTTCATTAAAGTAAGGAAGATGAAAGCCATCTACCATACGCTAAACCTCTGCAACATTGACGTGACGCAGAAATGTTTGATTGCAGAGGTGTGGTGCCCCGTCTCTGACCTGGACTCTATCCAGTTTGCCTTGCGAAGGGGAACG GAGAGGAGTGGATCTACGGTTCCTTCAATTCTGAACAGAATGCAGACCAAACAGACTCCACCCAcctacaacaaaacaaacaaattcacCTCTGGCTTTCAGAACATTGTGGATGCTTATGGAATTGGAACCTACAGGGAGATTAACCCAG CTCCCTACACAATCATCACCTTTCCTTTCCTGTTTGCTGTGATGTTTGGGGACATGGGTCACGGCACGCTAATGACATGCGCTGCCCTCTACCTTGTCATAAGAGAGAGCCGTCTTCTCGCACAAAAGAGCGACAATGAG ATGTTTAACATGATATTTGCGGGCCGATATATAATCCTACTAATGGGATTATTTTCCATCTACACTGGAGTTATCTACAATGACTGCTTCTCTAAATCACTCAACATGTTTGGCTCTGGGTGGAGCGTGAAGCCTATGTTTGGCCCCAAAGGAGCCAACTGGTC atttgaGACTCTTGATGGAAATGCAGTTCTGCAGCTGGACCCTGCTGTACCAGGAGTTTTTGGTGGACCATATCCTCTGGGCATTGACCCA ATTTGGAACATTGCAACCAACAAACTGACTTTCCTAAACTCATTCAAAATGAAGATGTCAGTCATTCTGGGTGTCATTCACATGCTGTTTggagtcactctctcactcttcaaTCATCT GTACTTTAAAAAGCCCCTGAACATCTTCCTGGGATTTATTCCCGAGATTGTGTTTATGAGCTGCTTGTTTGGTTACCTTATCCTGCTTATCTTTTACAAGTGGACAGCATATGATGCAGCCATTTCTAAAGATGCTCCCAGCCTCCTCATTGCCTTCATCAACATGTGTCTCTTTAACTATAGTGACCCGAGCAATAAACCTCTCTATAGTGGACag ATTGGGATTCAGTCTCTGTTGGTGGTGATTGCTCTAGCCTGTGTGCCCTGCATGCTAGTGGTGAAGACAATGGTTCTCCGTCATCAGTACCTTTGGAAGAAGCACCTA TCCCAGATGAGGGAGGCAAGCCCTGCTGAGAATCTAGAAACTTTAGAGCAGGCAGGCACCAGCTCACCCACCGGACTCACCCAACAGGGCACACAGAAGTTTGGAGGCGTCCGGGTTGGAAACGGTCCCACTGAGGATGAGGCGGAGATCATAGAGCATGACCAGCTATCCCAGCATTCTGAGGATGGAGATGAG CACTCTGTGGAAGAGCCG TTTAATTTTGGCGATGTAGCAGTCCACCAGGCCATCCACACTATAGAGTATTGTCTTGGCTGTATCTCCAACACTGCCTCCTACCTGCGTCTCTGGGCTCTAAGTCTGGCTCATGCAC AGCTATCTGAGGTACTGTGGGGAATGGTTATGCACCTGGGCCTGGCCTCCCGAAGTGGTGGTGGATTTTTCAGCCTCACTATAATTTTTCCAGCCTTTGCAACACTGACGGTGTGTATTCTGCTGGTCATGGAGGGGCTTTCTGCGTTCCTGCATGCTTTGCGGCTGCACTG GGTGGAGTTTCAGAACAAGTTCTACACAGGACAGGGCTTCAAGTTCATCCCTTTCTCCTTCGACAGCATCCTGGAGGGCCGCTTTGATGAGTAA
- the atp6v0a1b gene encoding V-type proton ATPase 116 kDa subunit a isoform X2 translates to MGELFRSEEMTLAQLFLQSEAAYCCVSELGELGMVQFRDLNPDVNVFQRKFVNEVRRCEEMDRKLRFVEKEIKKANIPTVDTGENPEVPFPRDMIDLEATFEKLENELKEINTNQEALKKNFLELTELKHILRRTQQFFNEMEDPNLLEESSSLLDPSEAGRGAPLRLGFVAGVINRERIPTFERMLWRVCRGNVFLRQAEIEDPLEDPTTGDQVNKSVFIIFFQGDQLKNRVKKICEGFRASLYPCPETPQERKEMAAGVNTRIDDLQMVLNQTEDHRQRVLQAAAKTMRVWFIKVRKMKAIYHTLNLCNIDVTQKCLIAEVWCPVSDLDSIQFALRRGTERSGSTVPSILNRMQTKQTPPTYNKTNKFTSGFQNIVDAYGIGTYREINPAPYTIITFPFLFAVMFGDMGHGTLMTCAALYLVIRESRLLAQKSDNEMFNMIFAGRYIILLMGLFSIYTGVIYNDCFSKSLNMFGSGWSVKPMFGPKGANWSFETLDGNAVLQLDPAVPGVFGGPYPLGIDPIWNIATNKLTFLNSFKMKMSVILGVIHMLFGVTLSLFNHLYFKKPLNIFLGFIPEIVFMSCLFGYLILLIFYKWTAYDAAISKDAPSLLIAFINMCLFNYSDPSNKPLYSGQIGIQSLLVVIALACVPCMLVVKTMVLRHQYLWKKHLGTQKFGGVRVGNGPTEDEAEIIEHDQLSQHSEDGDEHSVEEPFNFGDVAVHQAIHTIEYCLGCISNTASYLRLWALSLAHAQLSEVLWGMVMHLGLASRSGGGFFSLTIIFPAFATLTVCILLVMEGLSAFLHALRLHWVEFQNKFYTGQGFKFIPFSFDSILEGRFDE, encoded by the exons ATGGGGGAGCTATTCCGGAGCGAAGAGATGACACTAGCACAGCTCTTCCTGCAGTCTGAAGCTGCATACTGCTGTGTCAGTGAACTGGGGGAACTGGGAATGGTGCAGTTCCGAGAT CTCAACCCTGATGTGAACGTGTTCCAGAGGAAGTTTGTGAATGAAGTGAGGCGCTGTGAGGAGATGGATAGAAAGCTAC GGTTTGTGGAGAAGGAAATTAAAAAAGCCAACATCCCCACAGTAGATACTGGTGAGAATCCAGAAGTTCCATTTCCACGAGATATGATTGACCTTGAG GCAACGTTTGAGAAGCTGGAGAATGAATTAAAAGAGATCAATACCAACCAAGAAGCCCTGAAGAAGAATTTTCTGGAACTGACTGAACTCAAGCACATCCTGAGAAGGACACAGCAGTTCTTTAACGAG atggAGGACCCGAATCTGCTTGAGGAGTCTTCCTCTCTGCTAGACCCCAGTGAGGCTGGGAGAGGGGCCCCCCTCCGACTTGG GTTTGTTGCTGGAGTGATAAACCGTGAGCGGATCCCCACGTTTGAGCGGATGCTGTGGAGGGTTTGCCGTGGCAATGTGTTTTTACGGCAGGCTGAGATTGAGGACCCTTTGGAAGACCCTACAACA GGAGACCAAGTGAACAAGTCAGTGTTCATCATCTTCTTCCAAGGGGATCAGCtaaagaacagagtgaagaAGATCTGTGAAGG CTTCCGTGCATCTCTGTACCCTTGTCCTGAGACCCCACAAGAGAGGAAAGAGATGGCAGCGGGTGTCAACACTCGCATTGATGACCTGCAAATG GTTTTGAACCAAACCGAAGACCACAGGCAGAGAGTGCTTCAGGCTGCCGCTAAAACCATGCGTGTGTGGTTCATTAAAGTAAGGAAGATGAAAGCCATCTACCATACGCTAAACCTCTGCAACATTGACGTGACGCAGAAATGTTTGATTGCAGAGGTGTGGTGCCCCGTCTCTGACCTGGACTCTATCCAGTTTGCCTTGCGAAGGGGAACG GAGAGGAGTGGATCTACGGTTCCTTCAATTCTGAACAGAATGCAGACCAAACAGACTCCACCCAcctacaacaaaacaaacaaattcacCTCTGGCTTTCAGAACATTGTGGATGCTTATGGAATTGGAACCTACAGGGAGATTAACCCAG CTCCCTACACAATCATCACCTTTCCTTTCCTGTTTGCTGTGATGTTTGGGGACATGGGTCACGGCACGCTAATGACATGCGCTGCCCTCTACCTTGTCATAAGAGAGAGCCGTCTTCTCGCACAAAAGAGCGACAATGAG ATGTTTAACATGATATTTGCGGGCCGATATATAATCCTACTAATGGGATTATTTTCCATCTACACTGGAGTTATCTACAATGACTGCTTCTCTAAATCACTCAACATGTTTGGCTCTGGGTGGAGCGTGAAGCCTATGTTTGGCCCCAAAGGAGCCAACTGGTC atttgaGACTCTTGATGGAAATGCAGTTCTGCAGCTGGACCCTGCTGTACCAGGAGTTTTTGGTGGACCATATCCTCTGGGCATTGACCCA ATTTGGAACATTGCAACCAACAAACTGACTTTCCTAAACTCATTCAAAATGAAGATGTCAGTCATTCTGGGTGTCATTCACATGCTGTTTggagtcactctctcactcttcaaTCATCT GTACTTTAAAAAGCCCCTGAACATCTTCCTGGGATTTATTCCCGAGATTGTGTTTATGAGCTGCTTGTTTGGTTACCTTATCCTGCTTATCTTTTACAAGTGGACAGCATATGATGCAGCCATTTCTAAAGATGCTCCCAGCCTCCTCATTGCCTTCATCAACATGTGTCTCTTTAACTATAGTGACCCGAGCAATAAACCTCTCTATAGTGGACag ATTGGGATTCAGTCTCTGTTGGTGGTGATTGCTCTAGCCTGTGTGCCCTGCATGCTAGTGGTGAAGACAATGGTTCTCCGTCATCAGTACCTTTGGAAGAAGCACCTA GGCACACAGAAGTTTGGAGGCGTCCGGGTTGGAAACGGTCCCACTGAGGATGAGGCGGAGATCATAGAGCATGACCAGCTATCCCAGCATTCTGAGGATGGAGATGAG CACTCTGTGGAAGAGCCG TTTAATTTTGGCGATGTAGCAGTCCACCAGGCCATCCACACTATAGAGTATTGTCTTGGCTGTATCTCCAACACTGCCTCCTACCTGCGTCTCTGGGCTCTAAGTCTGGCTCATGCAC AGCTATCTGAGGTACTGTGGGGAATGGTTATGCACCTGGGCCTGGCCTCCCGAAGTGGTGGTGGATTTTTCAGCCTCACTATAATTTTTCCAGCCTTTGCAACACTGACGGTGTGTATTCTGCTGGTCATGGAGGGGCTTTCTGCGTTCCTGCATGCTTTGCGGCTGCACTG GGTGGAGTTTCAGAACAAGTTCTACACAGGACAGGGCTTCAAGTTCATCCCTTTCTCCTTCGACAGCATCCTGGAGGGCCGCTTTGATGAGTAA